GACACTGAACTTTACGAAACTAGGCCAAACAAGCACTTAATAAGTCGAACGCACACACATGCGTGACGTTTCGCTTTGCACCAGTAAAGGAAAGGTTCGAAAGAATAAAAGTAGATGCGTTGTGCCTATCTATAAGAGGTTTCGACTTCGACCCcacatacaaaagaaaaaaagaaaaatgtagaaaagagaggaagaggagcaGAACCTCCTTGGAAGCAAAGGGTAAGAGCTTAGCGTGCAAATAAAAACAGTTTTTTTTCACGCTAAAGCTGATTATtttttgcacattttttatttttgctgatCGCAGTTATTCGCGAATGAAGCATTAAATGCAGATGATTACGCGCGAAGAACAAGTGTTAATCGTTAGCTTCGTCGAAAGCTAAGGTACTCGACTATAAAACTGTATCTTTTCATTGTTAATGCCTATTCTTAAGTTCATGCTCTTATTACTcattttcactttgttttctaAACATGCAACTTAATTACATTCTAGTTGATTAAATTTGTGAGATGAATTAATGCGCAGTAATTGAATATTTTGTTATCCAAATTAAGCGAACTATTCGTTTaccaatgttttttttttcgattttttcgCTTTCTATTCTACATAAACAAGCAAGATATATATTCTACTGTTTTGCGGTGCTTTAATTAGAGAGATAATccaaaaaattaactaataagCAGGAATTAATAAGTTTTGTTTATGCTCCATCATCCATGGTAGTTATAATAAtaagttttgattttgataaaaatttcttttcaaaagTGATTAGGAAACAAATAGGTTAcagttaatttaatttggacCAAATGGAATAAAGCTTAATAATTGCTTCGCACTTTATTAATTCAATTTATCTTATACTGTTAATTATCTAGGCCATTAGTTGTAAAATGTAACAatatgtttccttttttttttttttttttgaagttttcccaaattttAAAGCATAATGTTTAAATTGATACGTAATCATTATAAAATACCAAGTAATGAGAAATTTGTagttaaatatgtatatatttatattctatttcattattatcatattttgtgGGGCTATTGAATTAGATCAAATTGGCTTTTCAGAGAGTACATAAAACTAGTAGCTAGGTATTGCCTCCTTGTTACGTTTACTGTCCCTATCCAACCAAATTTATATTCGCAAACGCTAACTCGGTCCACGAATCAATTCCCATTTCTTGGATTTCATTTTTGGGctaatcaaattcaaatctacTTAAACTATGCTTCATctgttgaaaataaatatttgaaaaatcgatagttttttttttttttgctacctgttttgttttgtttttttttaaaataaacttagttagaaatgtaaatcaaatagACTTCGGCTTTTTtggaattgcggggagattgcgttacgtgcagtGAGGAAGTgcgatgaaaaaatattctatttgtttccgtacgtatgTTTCGCATATCGCGATTAATCGGTATTAACTATCAAGTCCTTTGTTATATGCACTAAAAAACGGTTGATTTTttgagaataataattattttacataatttaataagAATCACAACAAGATATACTGAGTTCGTATCTTAATTACCATACTTTTTAGTCTTATTTAACTATCCAGCTCTTTTAGCTGCCGCTGAACGCTGAAACCCTAATTTGATCCATGTCGAACTTGATAAAAATCGAGTCGGATTAGCCTGATCGAGTTTCGTATTAGATTTAATCCACCCTTAATTACATTCTGTCGAACAAGCCACctaatttatgaattgattACTGGACCTGACTTTAAGTCGACTCATCGACATCAATCGAGCCAATCGGATCAATTTGGGGTCGAATTAAGTGGATTAGGCTCGAATTTGTTCCACTTCAGAGTTTGCGCCTATTGCATGTTAGTTTGCTTGTGTTCGGGTCGTTTAATTAATTCAACCCAGAATTGTTCCACTTCAGTTCTAAACGATCCGAACACGGGCTAGATACGAGATTAAGCTTGAAAATAAACTTGAGCTGCTCATGAGTGGCTCCTACTAGTTCGTCGTAGGAAAGAGGTTTCACGACATTTATTTATATGATCATACTTCTTAATCTCATGAGAATATTTTTGTACTGAATAAGTTCTTAATAGAAATCTTATTCTGACGTATTGTGCTAAATGAACCAATCGATTAAAACTAAACAAATCCTATAGTTTCATTAGAGAACGTCCCACTCTTGCAGCAGTCGGACTTGCATTCTGTGCGATACGGTGTGCAGAAAAGTTTCGTGCATACCTATCCATCAGTACTGAGATGCATCTAAGCTGGCAATATCGGATAGCTCGAATATATTCTGCCGCTGACTataataaagttattaaattaggTTGATTGTTTCTGCACAgatccaaaaatatttaaaaagaaaaattgggtTTTAGCTAGCTAGGTGGTCCTGTTAATTCGGCCTAGCCGTGTAATGCATGCATGTGCAATTGATCTAATGGGTCCCCTTAGAATGGAGTTGCTCTCTACAGGGCTTGGTGCTTAGGGCCCCTTCGGTATCGAGATCCATCTACTGttaatagataaaattaattaagttgggACGAAGCAGATAGAGAAATGCTTTTGCGTTTTTTTATAGAAActacagaaaatatattataatcgacTTACTATTatatacgaaaataaatatgatatttttttttataacgcAATTTTTCTACAGTCCTAAACAGAGCCTTAAGCTCTTGTTACGTTAGTAAACTTTTCCTTTTCATAGGATTTGTTTATATGCAAGAGAATTGTGGTCCTAAATTAATTAGGTTTTAAATAGGTGGTTCAATTTGATTAATGACGTATTAACCGCCGCATATATGTGTCGTGCcgccttttcttttcctaattTGGAAATGGGGTTTGATGCAATTTTAGgatacttaaaaaaatattaagcaCTTCAATATTTTCCTTTTTGACACTATAAAATGGTTGTATACATGACCTGAATGTTAGAAATATACTGTACTGAAAATTCGATCgtgattaaaatctaattaattttgtgataaaGATAAAGACGAATGTATAGATAAACGCAATTATCCAAATAAAAACGTGACCTTAACGGGAAGCAAATTAGATTGTATTGGAATAAAATgaaatgacgaatcatccaaagatttttattttgttattagtATGAAAACTGGAATGGACAGTTACgattttgagagagggttttggttgagagaggagagtgatgaagagagagaagagagaggcgTTTGTGAGATAGGATTTTGAGTTGTTTACTTTAGAATGAGCCCGTCGAAGATTCAAAGCAAGATTGGATCATCCCATTCCAATCCCATTCCAGGGTGAAATAAGAATTAGAATTTGATTCCtttaaaacaaataacaactattataattaATGAATCCAAGAACTCATGGCTCAGTTTGAACCTCTGAACTTTAGGATAGTCCTATGGATAACAACCAACTGCATTGAGtaaggatgagagagagagagatagtggtTTGATAGTTAAGTTCCTTCTATTTATGAAAAGTAAGGATTTTTATTATGGTAGCGCAAACAAGTGTTTAGGCATCcaatgttactttttttttgagaaaaatagcatattaCAGCTTcatttaattagaaaataaactgAACTATAGATTAAGGCAACCTGGGCCtcgaaaaaaaaggaaaaagaaaaaaggacaaaggaaaagaagattACATGCAAAAACGTTCCCATGAATCAAACCAAGAATAATTAAGATAAATCTGATTAAAGTAGAAGAAGACATTTCTCACTAGTTTACtgttttgttgttgttgctgttgttgttgttgttgttgttaacTTGTTATGCATCATCTTCTTTAATGCTTAATGTGCCTACTCTACCTTTTCGACTTGTCATTTATCATCTAACTAATTACTTGCACTTAATTTTAAGTCCAATTGAAACAGGAATTTGGTTGGTCTTTCTAAATTTCTTACTTACTATTAATTGGGGCCTTTTTAAAGGATCTCTTGGTATCCTATTAAGTTAATTTTCTTTAGATATTTGGAACCAATTTGTGTTAAAAATAGATGAAATGAAGCATGCGTAGAACCtaagaaaagaacacaataAATCAAAGGgacaaagatatatatctaGGTAGGTATATATCCCTAGTAGAATGTTCCCTTGTACGTTCCCTTCTTATTAAGGTTACAGCATGAAAGTGCATTCCCaactaattatataataaatcatTATTGTTCATGTAATGCTTCTTCTAGTCTAGGATATTAATTACTACCTATAGTACGTGTGTGTGGCTCTTAGCTAGGGAGAAATTATTACTAGATGTGTGCAACTACATTATCATGAATCACACCAACTAAATTAAATGCAATATATATACCTCTCAAATTGTACGCATACgtagaattagaaagttttttatttattgactAGATCAATGTGGAACCTGTGTTCAGTCTAGTTTATGCATATCAATCTCGTAAATCATATGGATGTTATGATTTTATGTGCACATAACTGTGCGTGGACATGGCAAAATTTTTTAggatctatatatttttctctctatttttttgctTGATCTATGCAACGAtcaaaaaaacttatttttctagTCTAATTCTATGAAATAACTgattattttgaaagtttaaactATTGAAGAATAATACttctaatattttatacttaatATTAATTCTCCTTCACATCAGGGTTAATCGCGATTTGAGATTTTCTTTGTAATAGGCCCAAGAAGCAGATTTAAAAAATGAGTGAAAGTATACAGGATTAAAGAGTTCtacaatattcaaatttaaaatttttttattctgataTGAGGTgaaaaaatgttaaattatgCGAAACAATTGTTGCTTTccaaaagtttaaactattGGAGACGTTTTTAATGTCTATATTCAACACTTACATCTACGCTTAAAACTTCTTGATGCTTTAAGAGgtagacttgaattaaatggaaatACCATATCAAATTATAGGATCAAGAAGTGGCTTGAACTAAAATGGGAATGTCATGTCAAATTATATGGTATAATTATTGTtctttaaaagcttaaactagtagagaacagtatttttaatgttatatttaacacttttatTCTTGTCGTGACTCAAGACATTTTAATAAACTCAAGacatgaacttaaattaaacgGGAGGAAAATAAATAATGCTAAGAACTTGGTAAGATTCGaagtgtttttaatatttatatttaactctttcactcgtggccggacttgagacattttgatagGCCTATGACATGAACTTTAATTaaattgaagaaaattaaataatgttaAGAACCTAGCAAGATTTGaagtgtttttaatatttatatttaacattctcCCTCACATCTGAACtcgaaatattttaataaaccCAAGACAatgacttgaattaaatgagaggaaaATAAATAGAGGACTTGAACTAATGAGAGGAAAATAAATAATGCTAAGAACCTTGCAAGATTCTAACTTATGACGTTTAGCTCTGAtaatatgttaaattatataaaagacCATTTTTCTCCGAAAGCTTATACTGccaaaaaatgatatttttaatatctatatttatGCACAACAattgttatttttcaaaatattaagctattagagaataatattttaatatttatatctaacACTCTTCCTAAATGttgacttgaattaaatgaaaaaaaaaattatgttaggGGCTTGGCGGGACGCAAAGTCAAAATCTCCTCTGAAAGAATAAGTTGTCAGAGaacattatttttaataattatatttaacaaaagaTCTATTACTTTAAAATCTTAAGTTActagagaatgatatttttaatatttaatatccAACAAGTCAGTTTTACCATgccttaaaaaaatgatgatgatTTTCCTCCTGAAGCCAATTGTGTATGTTAATCCTAGTCTCAATCAACAAactccaactatatatatataatgcatcaCTTTAACCTACCCCTTAGTTAAAATGCCACTATCACAattaattgagctcctatattaATGATCATTCTTATTTATGAAATGATTTTGATGAAAATCTACTTAACTTCCTGAAGAAATTTCAAGCAACATTAAGTGGGTGAATTAAGATGGTAATTAAGCAACCTATATTGAAATTGAAATGCAGTTAATCTCCTCTCTCTTTATTCTCTTTTGCTAGCTTAGAAAGGAAGCAACAAAACTActtgaaaatatttaattaggTGGCTTAATTTGTGTGATTAAGATTTGTGAACAAAAACTCTATTTGCAGATCACTTGAGCATGCAGAGTACTGAGGTATCAACCACAAAGAGAGGAAATTATGGGAAATAAATTAAATGCAAATACTTATTAACTTTAATGCTCACATAAATTAGTTTCTTCAATAAGAGAAATGTTATCTATGATTGAATCCTTAACCTGgaccattaattaatttcatgcaCGTACTATCTCTCACTTAAATTTCTCTACCAGACACTTTGACTTAAATGCTTCATATGTACATGAGAAAATGACCAAAGAAATGGAGCAAATTTGCATGAtagtaacaaaaaataaaaagaagaataaaatggtgcaaaattaaTTGTTCTTCACAAGAAttgaaataaaacaacaaaaatatgtATGCTATAAAATAGAAGATATACATAAATAGACGAAAATGTATGaacaaattcaaatattgaaCTTGAAACCTCTCAAAGTGGAAAACGCTTATGACCGTCTCTGATACCATACTATCAAAAAATCAATATAGTAAACAACAATTCAGGATTAATTAGTTTGTAGtttccaaaaagaaaaatgaaaaaggatatgacaaacaaaatagaaaaacaatTTAATTCAAGGATCCAACTCTTActgttatatatagaaattaaaaagctattgaagatatttaatttttttggaaaaaaactGTTAATGCCTCAACTTAATGGATTTGTAACTATCCAAGACTATATATAGggcaatagaaaaattaaattggcCCACTTAAGTGCATTTTCACTTAGATCTCTTGTCCTAAATTcgattaattatataataacttGAACTTAATTAACTAAGCAATGgattaataaattaaactcTTCAATATCGTGTTTTCTAAGGATTGGAGTGTAGATCACCTTCTAGCAAAGCTTACCCCCATCAACTTAACTCAAGGTGGTGGCATAATTGCATAAATGGACCACGGTTATACGTGACATTATTAATAGAAAGAGACAACAGTGATATGTGAATTATTAAcggaaataattaattttgatgttaatatatgaatttcttGAATCCAGTCGCTGTTTATTTAACAAATTTCATGTATTAATGTCAATGAGTCACTCTTATTGCTTAGAGAGGTCAAAATCTTGTATTGTAGCGGTAGGTCAGGTTAGGTCAAATTGtgtttaaaataatattgaGTTACGATCGAGATCAGTAGGTGTTATTCTTGTACActtttaatgaattaattatataattctaATAGCTCGACGTTTTAGAATTAACCCTATAAATAATATcatttttgttataaaattgtttattttattttttctttttaaacaagAAGTTGGTTCGGtatctctagtacaaaaataaGGCATTTATCAGTAAActgataatatattatactatttgaccATAATCTAAGAATAGGAGTAAAACTGATTTCACCATAATCTAAGAATAGGAGTAAGATTAGCTTTGGTTCTTTATCTAAGACTTAATTTGGCAGTCCCTCCACGTTGTTTTCTCCATGtccttttattaattaattaattaatattatattactgtTTCCTCAAATttgtatattaaattttttctaaaaatcattttctcCTCAACTTTGtactgtttctctctctctctcgctctctcttccctctccaGCAACGGTATTATGAGTAGCCGTCTCCCTAGACCGGTTGTACGCACGTCATCATCCGGTTTTTATGCTGCGCCGGACGACGTGTCGCGGATTGATTAGTCGGGTCTACTGGACCAGGTACGAGAATTACATTGACCGGCCTCTAACATGGCCTATTCCTTCGCCATCACCCTTCTCTTTGTTAACACATAAATCCCAAAATATAGTAATAAGTGTTTGTAGACCAAATCCCAATTCCGAATCTCTCCTCCTGTGTATGTAAAGTAAAACACACTCGCTAGTCGCTCACTCACGCGCCCCAAAAACCAATATCGTATTTTAGCAAATTAACTCGTCTAGATACTACAAAAATATCCCACTAATTCAACCCAAAAATAAGGGAACAACACTCTCTAAACATAAACATATTATACACTCTCTCTATCTCCTCACTCCTCAAGTTTCTCTACTTCCTCAAACAACAGCAGTAGTAGAAGAAGCGACCCTAAGCGAAGGGAGAAAGAGGAAGCGCTTCCGGTGAGATTACCGCCCCCATCTTTTGAAACGTATTTGGGAACGAGAAGACGATAATATAGCTCGAGCTCGAGATCGAGATCTCGCCACCGACAAtggtggccgccgccgccggggtgAATCCGCAGCGCCCACCGCTGATCCCGTCGGAGAAGGACAATgccggcgccgccgcgctccCAAACGCGCGGCGCCGCAGCGCTAAGGAGGTCACCTCCCGctacctctcctcctcctcctcctcgtcctctttgacctccacctccacctccacctcgacctcgtactcttcttcttcttcttcgacctTTACCACCACCTCGACCTCGCGGCGCTTCCCCTCCCCGCTCGCCGCCGCGCGGCCCTCGACCCCCTCGCCCGGAGCCTCGACTGCTCCCTCGACCGGAAAGACTCCATCTTGGCCACCGTCCACCTGCTGCAGCGCTCCATGGTGCTCGACGACCCCACCCGGCGCGCCTCCTTCGACGCCGCCGAGCTCTCCGCTTCCTCCGATACGGAGAGCGTCTCCTCCGGGAGCAATTCGGACCTCGCCACACCCGCTCGATCGAAAGCCCCGCCCCGGGGGATCATCGTCCCCGCGCGGTTCTGGCAGGAGACGAAcagccgcctccgccgcttGCCCGAGCCCGGAACGCCTCTGCCCACGAAACCAGGGCTTGCTTCGCCGCCCGGTAACCGCATGCCTTCTCCGGCGAGAGGGATGACCAGCCCTTTGAGGGCGCGGGGCGGCTCCGTTCCAGTTATTCAGCTGGCGAATGCGCCTTCTATAATAAGCTTCGCGGTGGAAGTGAGGAGGGCGAAGAGAGGGGAGAACCGGATAGAGGAGGCGCACGCGTTGCGGCTACTGGATAATCGGCATTTGCAGTGGCGGTACGCGAACGCGAGGGCCGATGCCGTGCTTCTGGCGCAGAGATTGGCCACAGAGGTAACTGATTGCTAATAATGCTATTGCTGTTGGTGTA
Above is a genomic segment from Ananas comosus cultivar F153 linkage group 15, ASM154086v1, whole genome shotgun sequence containing:
- the LOC109721364 gene encoding LOW QUALITY PROTEIN: QWRF motif-containing protein 2-like (The sequence of the model RefSeq protein was modified relative to this genomic sequence to represent the inferred CDS: deleted 2 bases in 1 codon) gives rise to the protein MVAAAAGVNPQRPPLIPSEKDNAGAAALPNARRRSAKEVTSRYLSSSSSSSSLTSTSTSTSTSYSSSSSSTFTTTSTSRRFPSPLAAARPSPLARSLDCSLDRKDSILATVHLLQRSMVLDDPTRRASFDAAELSASSDTESVSSGSNSDLATPARSKAPPRGIIVPARFWQETNSRLRRLPEPGTPLPTKPGLASPPGNRMPSPARGMTSPLRARGGSVPVIQLANAPSIISFAVEVRRAKRGENRIEEAHALRLLDNRHLQWRYANARADAVLLAQRLATEKNLYNARISISELRNSITAKRIKLQHLRQCIKLSTVLKGQINYLEEWSLLDRDHSSSLSGAIEALKASTLRLPVVGGAKADVQDMKESVGSVVDVMHTMGSSIYSLLSKVEGTSSLASELAKVAAQELTLLDQLRDVLSTVAVMHVRQCSLQGHLLQLK